A stretch of DNA from Edaphobacter lichenicola:
TAGACGAACGCAACACCGTGAGCCTTGGTCGTCGAATCGCCTGAGAAACCGCCTAGATTGCCGCCAGGATAGACCGGGGCGCTGATGCCGGGTACGGTAACTGCCGGGAAATAGCCCGGAGCGTTGACGTTCACATTGTTGTAGGAGTAGCGACCGAAGAGCGTGTCGCCGTTCGAAAAGTGCTGGTCGATGCGTCCGTCAAGAGAGAGAGTCATGCTCGGCTGCTTAACAACGCTCGAGTAATTGTTGAAAGTCGCAGTCGAGGAGATATTCGGGCATGGGAACATCGAGAAGTAAGCCTTGCCAACTGGGTTGGCAAAGGCGGAGGGCACTACGGTGCCCCCGTTATCGCTGAAGTCGTAGTTGCCGGTGGTATTGCCAGGGCAGCCTGGGTTCTCCCGGACACTCGGGACAGTGAGCAAACCCGAGGAGAGCCCCTGAATCACGCGGTTGTCCTGAACATCGGCGAAAAAGAACGTCTTGTTTTTCACGATGGGGCCGCCGATGCTGCCACCAAACTGATTCTGGCGGTATTCGGGCTTGGGAGTCGTTCCGACCTTCGCAAACCAATCGCGTGCGTTCAAAATGTCGTTACGGAAATATTCGAAAGCCGATCCGTGGAAAGCGTTTGTGCCCGACTTAGTGATAACGTTGACCACTGCACCGGCGGCAAAGCCCACTTCAGCGCTCGAGTTGTTGGTCTGCACCTGCACTTCGGCGATGGCGTCAATCGAGGGAGAGACACCTATGAGCCCCTGCGCGCGCACGTTGTTGTCCATGCCGTCGATCAAATGGTTGTTGTACAGATCCGACTGACCATTGGCCGAAACCGTCGAGGTTGCGGCGCGGTCATTGGGGCGCTGCCCCGAGGAGATGGCGCTTGGCGAGCCCGCATTCACGCCCGGTTGCATCTGCACAAGATTGATAAAATTGCGGCCATTGAGAGGCAGGTTCTGCACCGATTGCTCGGTTACGGTACTCTGCACGGTCGAGCTGTCGGTCTGCAGAAGCGGTGCCGCAGCGGTAACCTCCACTGTCTCTGCCACGTTGCCGAGCTCCATCTTCTCGTTTTCGCGTAGACGGTCGCCGGCGGCGAGAGCGAAGCCAGGGATAACTAACTTCTTGAAACCCTTGGCCTCGATGGTCACCGTGTATTGGCCCGGATTGAGCAGATTGAACGTGTAATCCCCGGTATCGTTGGTCGTTGCGATAGCAGCAACCTTAGTTCCAGTGTTGGTGAGCGTCACTTTGGCGCCAGGGATCACAGCGCCGGTTGTATCGGTGACAGTACCAATAACGTCCCCGTTGGTGAGTTGAGCCTCGCCAGACCTGGCAGAGAAGCCAGCGCAGAGAGCCACCAGCCCGAAAGCGAAAACCCGCAGGAGCAGCCTACTTCGATTGAACATTCCTTGTTGCATCGTTGCTCTCCTAGTGATTCGTTGTTTCCTTTGAAACTCGGGAATTTGAGCAGAATAGAGAACGCTCCGAACGTTTGCTGGTTTTGTTGTCCCCTGCTACATTCCCGTGCGAACCATTCGCATCTCTGCGTGTGTTTGAGCTAACGTTCCGCCGAAGGTTCGCTTGCTTTGCCGTCGGCGTTGTAGGCGGTAACGCGATACTTGGGACCCATCAGGCCTTGGGGGCTGAGGTCAGGCCAGCCCATGTCGGAGTCGATGGCGCACTTGTCGCAGACGAGCTCCCACTTGCCTGCGGATGCGGCGCGTTCGACGCTGTAGTTGACCGCGCCGGCAGACCCGCGCCAGCGGATGATGCCCAGGCTCTTGGTGGTGATGACAGGCGCGGGCGGGATGGCGTGTGGGGGCACAGGCAGGCCCGCCATTTTGAAGGCGTGGGTGCGGAGCATCTCGGCGCGGGCGCGCATCTCATCGCGGGAGTTGACCAGGGTGTCGATGCCGCCGTAGTAGAGCGACCACCACTGGCCGGTGTCGCTGGCGACGGCTTTAGCATGCCGAATGTCGTTTGTGGGCATGACCATGGGCTGCCAGCCGTACTCGGGGGCGTGCGCGTAGAGAGCCCAGAATCCGTCGCCGGAGATATTGGGATCGGACTCCATCGCGGTCAGGGCAGGCCGGAAGTCGTCCTGGGTGGGCCAGTCGCTCACGTCCCAGCCGTATTCGCAGGCGGAGTAGGCTTTGCCATGCGATGTGATGAGTGCGGCGTCCTTGGAAAAGCTATCTGCAGTGTTCTTGATTCCGAACGCCATGCCGAAGAGCGGGTTGAAATGTGGATAGTACTCCGCGGTGACGAGGTCGGGAGTCTTGTCGTTGAGGACATCGGGATTCTTGAGGAACAGGCCGCTGTTGTCGGAGTAGACATGCTTCTTGTCGATGGACTTGACGAAAGCGCCGATGGTTTCGACCCACTTGATGAGAGCGGGGCCCTGTTTGGACCCGGACATCATGGCGACGATGCCGCACATGTTGCAGTTTTCCCAGGCCATGATCGTGGGATCGTCTTTGAGCGCGATGCCGGTGAGGGTGCTCTTGTGGTTGAGTAGCGCGGCGATGTGCTTCTCGAACATCGCGATCAGTTTGGGGTCACTGAAGAAGTCGTTTATGTTCTTGCTGCCGCCCCATTCGGTGTACTGGCCGATGCCGCCGTTGTCGCAGTAGGTGCAGTCACCTATAAGAGTGACTACGTAGCGCAGCCCGCGATCGTGCGCCGCCTTGACTGCGTAATCGATTGGCTTGAATGCCTCGGGATTGAACTCGCCCGGCTTGGGCTCGATGCAGAGATCGCAGCCCACGCTGTCGCCGAGGGTTTGCGCGCGGATGACGCGGGCGCCCATCATTTTGGCGGTGTCGAGGGCGTCGTCAACCTCAAAGTGAGTAGGATAGCGGGGGCCCATGTTCTCAGAGGGGCCGTAGGCCTCAATACCGAGCCACTCAATGTTGGGGCCACTGTAACGGAAGGGTTCGCCGCCGAGGGTCAGGCGGGTTCCGTCGTGCTGGACAAATTCATCGTTGGGCCCGGTTTGCGCCGAACTCCGAGCACACAATGACATCACAGCCAAAGCCAAAAGGGTCACAGAAGTGAACGTGCCCCTAAGTAAGTGAGTTTTCCCCGACATCATCGTCCTCCAACCACATCTGTCATCCACGCCCTGAACTGCAAGAATCTTGCATACGCTTCTAGCTATTCGCTTTCAGGGACGAAAAGGACGGGGTTGATCAGCGATCCGGATAATAATGATAGTAACTTTCATTTGTCAATGACTATCTTTTAAATGTAAATTCCATTTGACAGTCAACACCTCGATGCAAGAGCATGTAGGTTAAGATACTGCGGCGCAAGGAGATGTCTGGCATGGGTTTACGAGAGGCAAAGGCGAAGAAAACTCGAAAAAGGATTCTTAGCGAGGCATTGCAACTATTCGGACGCAATGGCTACGAGCAGACCACCATGGAAGCGATCGCGGAAGCCGCCGAAGTCAGTCCTTCCACCCTATACCGCTACTTTCTTACTAAGGATCTGATCCTTCTTGACCCGTTGGTCGGTTACGACCTCATCGCATCCTTTTCCCTCCATGCGGTGAACCTCCCGGTGGAGGAGGCACTCGCCAAAGCAATCTTGGAATGGGCCAAATGGCAAGATAGGAATGCGGAGGAAATACTGCGGGTTCGCTCGCTCATCGATCAAAACATAATGCCACGTGCAAGAGTGTGGGATCTTATTTCCCAATCGGAGCGGGATTTGAACGCACGTTTGGCGGAGAAACTCCATCTGCCTGAGGATGATCTACAGGTTGTGCTCTCGGTGCGCCTGCTCTTTCTCACTATCACCTACACGGTAGCGGACCTATGGAAAGCAAGTGCTGGCAGATCCTCAGCCGTTGCAATTGCAGAGCAGGTGCTGAGAATGTTCGCGGAGCACAAAGTCCTCATACCACGAAAAGCACCTCGCCAATGAGTGCTCCTTCATAATCATTTGCGAAGTCACTGCCAGGTGACGTTATTTCCATTGCAATTGACCTGGCGATCCTTGTCAGGGATTGAATCAATCCCGTTTTGGTCTCCGCCGGGGTGTCCAGATACGAATCGGCTTTGCCGGTGAGCCAGGAATCAGGCGTTCATGTACGCGCCTTCGTTGCGCATCCTGGCTCAGCGTCGATGGGGATCCGGCTCTGTTCGGAAGCTGTAGAGAGGTGGGCTAGGATCGCCGCAAAAGAGAAATCTGGGGCTCGACTCGACTCCCGAGAACAAGGTGATGTGTGTACCATGACCAAGCGCATCACTGCGATCCGTGAATACGCTCAGGACAACAATCCATTGCGGGTGTTGGTAGTGGGTTCGCAATACGACACCGAATGTCGCAATATCCGGACTTTCTTATCTCTAAACCGGATTCTCTATGAATGGGTGGACAACGCACGCGATCCAGATCGGGTGCCGCTGTGTTTGATTTCTGACCCTTCGGGTCCGTTCGCTCTGGTAGACGGCTCCGTGATAGAGCCGGCATCAAGAAGTCGACACGAACGTCGATGTCATCTCCGTCGTCACGAGCGGGAACCATGCGCCGGAGTTGGAAGTCCTTAGTGTCCTCTGTCTGCTCGTATTGATGACCCATTAGCGCCTTAATCAGGTCCGCGTATTCACCGTTCTGAAGCGCTTCCGCGTCGAGGTTTAGATCAACGTCGAGGGTGCCGACATGCTCCATCTCTGAATCCTCTAATAGGAGCCAGGGAACCGAGCCTCCGACGACGGCAAACTTGCCCCGAAAGCTGCCGAGGATCTGGCCGATTTCCACGAGAACCATTTTGACTGCGGCGGTGGTTCGGTCCTGATAATCATCTGCGGATTGCGGCTCTTGAGGGACTAGATCTGCCATGCGAGTTTAGCCTTTCGAAGATGGTCGGCGGCCTCAAGCCCTCGGTCGCCGGCCTGAGATAAATCGAGATACGTTTGGAGCGGGCTTGTGCATCGTATCGCCCCGTCGACTTCGAACGAATCGGTGAAAACTCCCTCATCTTTCGGAATCCAGACAATGACGTTCTCCCCCATCACGGGTTTGCTCAACCCAAGGGATTCTTGTAGAGCCGAGATCGACTCGCGATCAGCGTAGAAGAAGTGAGTCGATGACCTCCCGTATGGTGCTATCCACTGTGCGGAAGAAAAGGACGCCAGTGCAACGTGGTCGAAAGAGTGAGTCATGAAGTAATCCCGAACGGATCTATCCCAGGCTTTTCCGTGGAGGACGGTGTAGAACTTCAGCTCTTCGACGGCTCCAATCCGATAGCTCTCTCGCCATGCATCCAGGAGCAAGTCTGGCGACTTGAGCTGAATTCCGGCGCTCCCATCCTCGATCCATTCCCGGTCTTGAAGCGCATTGCGAACGTTGCTGACATGACCAATACTGACTCCCGATTGCTCGGACAGTTCAGAGAGCTTCCAAATTTGCTTTGGATCCCGAAGGAGAACACGCAAAACTTGCGCGGAACGCGGTTTGAAGAGAGAACGAAATTCGCGCTTTTCGCTGTCAGGCTTACTGGCGGTTGATCTTTCGATGTAGACCGGCCCAAAGGCGATGTGGGCGTTGCCCTCAAAATCTAGATAGCCGACGCCTTCAGCTCGGCAGAGATCCTGGGTCGCACTCGTCAAGAAAGGAGCAATCAGGATCGGAATTGCCTCCTTTTTGAAACGGGCAATGTAGGCCTTTAGTTGGTGGATTGCGTCTCTCGCAAATCGAGGTTGGCCGCTGCGTTTGACCTCACACACCAGGAGGTAATCCTGTTTGCCGGAGTGAACGCGGACGAGTATATCAATCCCTCTATCGTTATCGCCAAGAGCTTCAACGTCTACCGATTTCACGGTTAGACTTGGGACTCTATCCAGGAGCTCTTTCAGGAATGAGGCCGCCTGCTGTTCGTCCTCTTTCACCGAAATGCCAGCTTTCAACATTTGTTGAAAGTATCATATTAATTGAAATAACGCTATCCCCGATGTGGCTAGGGAAACGCTTCAACTATCCCGCGATCAGACAGAGGAACTGTGGAGTGATTGTGAGCTGGCCCGCCACGACCCAGCTCACGGCCCTAAAAATTTGGTGTCAATTTGGTGTCAAAGACCGCTAATTGGGCCGGTTTTGCCGGTTATACCGGCTAATAACTGCTTTACCGTCAATAACTTACGATTTTGACATTTCCATGGCATGGAAGAGGTCATCGGTTCGATCCAGATCAGGTCCACCAATAACTCCATAAAATTCAGCAAGTTGTAAATTACGAGCAAAGCCTCCTTCATTTTGAGAGCTGAAATTTGCTACCAATTTGCTACCAAATGCTCTTTCCAAACAACTCTTCAACGAACTAGAACGCTGTGACCTCTTCCAAAGTGTGGAAAGGGTCATCGGATTTGCGCCGCGATAAGCTGAACACGAAAAATCGTTTTTTTGAGGGGTTAGCTTGAGTGGATAGGTTGCTCAATCACCGAGGGGAAGCAGAAAGGCCGACTGAAAGCTCTCAGGCTTCATTCGGAGTTCATTGTCGGTCTAGGTCGCCGCCACTCGCATACGCTAGAAACAGGTCCAGAAGAGTCTCTCGCATCACTAATTAGAAACGCGCCGAAGGAAGTGGTCGGATTGGTGAAAACCAGCTCTCTAAGGAGAAGCCGATATATCAGTATTAATCGATTTCCTCGATGAGTGCATTGGCGATTTAGCGCTCATTGAGAAGGCCGTAAAGGGTCGATTGACCGCAACCACTTGTCCGACAAGCCGGTTTTTCGTCCATTTGCCCAAAACACAGATCGATCTGAATAGATCGATGAGCGCATTGCCCTGAAGTCCTCAATTGAGACTCTGACTACTGCGATCAATGACTAAATGAATTTACCGTAGCTATTTCGGTCCGTGGCTCAGATGTGCGGCTCATGCCGCGCTCGGTTGCGTCACTATGCCATTCCTCGCTTCAATCGCCTTAATGCTGTTTACGAATGCCTTCTCCAGAACGCTCCTGCCAATGGTTTCGAGGACGAAACCGAGCAGGTGTCCTTTAAGGTTTTTACCCTCGCGTGTGACCACAACGTCAATGTCGGTGGTACCGTCGGAATGACGAATAAATGTGTAGTTATGGCCAGAGGCGCCGCCCCATATGTTGGAGTCTGTGGTGGTAAGGACGACATTGTTCGGTTCGGACCAGTCGTATTGCAGCCGCTCCCACACGCCTCCGGAGCCTTCGGTGACGTCAGCTTGGGCATGGCCAAGCTGATGCACCTTGAGATATTCGTCGGCGCTGTTTCCGAACAGCGCTGATCGGCCGGGCCCAAAATCGGTAAGACCAGCGATGTACTGCTCGGGCGTAAGAGATGTGGCCTGGTGAAGGTGGATGGTAGCCATATTTCCTCCCTGTGCCCATCTAGGACGGGCGTCATACATTTTGATATGATGCCCATCATGAATGGGAGATTCAGAAAAGATGCGTTACCCAGCCAAAGAAACCGCCGCCAAGCATGAACTCATTGTGAAAGAGGCCTCGCGCCTTTTCCGCGAACGGGGATTCGAAAACGTCAGTGTTGGCGAGGTAATGAAGGCCGCAGGCCTTACACACGGCGCGTTCTACGCGCACTTCACCTCCAAGCAAGAGCTTCAGGAGGCTGCAGTTGCGTACGGCCAGGAAGTCTCGAGAGACCGCGCTCAAAGCGACGGCGCAACAAAAAAGGGTAGACGTGCATACGCTGAACGTTACCTGGCTGTCCGACACCGTGATAATCCCGGTTATGGCTGCACTATGGCTGCACTGGGGCCTGAAGTAGCTCGCTCCACACCTGAACTCAAGGCAACGTTCGAGAGGGGACTCGAGGAGATTCTCGCCGCAAGCGGCGGAGATCGTGAAGAAGCCATCTTTCAGACAGCCGCGTTATTAGGCGGAGTCGTGCTGGCACGCGCGGTAAAAGATCCGCGACTTTCGGATGAGATTCTAGAGAGCATTCGGCAGAAGCTCTGGCACTGATCAATATGGCGATAAACGACAGCTCGGTCGCTACATTCTTCAACAAGTACCACTACAACTTTTGGCGCCCCGAAACCGCGATCCGTGCAGGCGACACGGACGGCAATCCGAGAACCGACCCCGATCCGGACTTCGTCCCATTCATCGTGACCCCATGTTTCCCCAGCTATCCCTCAAACCACGGCAGCGCAAGCAGTGGGGGGGCCGAGGTCCTGAGACGTCTTTACGGCGAAGGTGGACATTCGATCACGTTGTCAAACCCCGCAGTGTCCACCATCGTCTTGCAATACACCTCGTTTAGGCAGATTTCCGACGACGTCTCCGACGCTCGCGTTTACGGCGGAATACATTTTCGATTCGACCAGGACGTGGGAGCACGCTTGGGGCGGGCTGTCGGCAAAGCAGTCTACAAGAATAACTTGCGTGCTGTGCACGATGATGGCTGGGATGATCACTGGGATGATAATTAATTGATCAGCTTGAGAACGACACTCCATTCGTGTCATGCGGCCGGGGATTGTGCGGTCAGGTTTTGCCCAAAGCGAGACCGCAAAAGTCTCTCCAGAAGTTGTGCCCTTCTGTGCCTGGACGACGCATCCGAACGATTTGGGAAACAGCTCCGGCGGACGTTTCAACGCAGAAAACGCAGTGGCATGAATGGATGACTGTGGCCGAAAAACGTCACGTCTGAGCGAGCACGAAGTATCTCGGTAGGGATCGGCCACTCCTTATCGAGTTTGCACTTGCCGGCCAATTGGATGCCGTCGAAGGCTAAGAAGTGATGGCTAGGCCCGCATCGCGAACAGTGTATCGTGATCATGTACCGCATCAACGATGTTCCTATAACGCAGCGAATCAATGATCTTCTTCCCTTCGCAATTGAAGACCTATGGTGATTCCGGCCAGTTCTCATCTCGCGCTTTTTGCGGCGAGAACCAGCGGCGAAGAGAGGAAGTCTCGTCGCCGCCGGTCGAATATGTTGGATTGAAATTTAGAACAGCGCTTTGAGTGCAAACTGGTACTGCCGAGGAATGTAGTTTGGATCTGTTGCCGAGATCTGTCCGAAGGCCGAGTTTCCAAACGCATCGCCTGAGTTGCCGTTTGGCATGTAGAAGTTTGGCGTGTTTGAGATGTTGTAGGACTCAGCGCGGAACTGGACTCCCAGACGTTCTGTGACGGGAAAGGTTTTGAAGATGGACAGGTCTACGTGGCGGAAGTTTGGCCCGAACAGCGAGTTGCGTTGAGCAGTGCCAACTGTACCGAGTGGTTGAGGGGCAAATGCTGCCGTGTTGAAGAAGTGCGAATTGGTCTTGTGACCGAGCCGAGCGTCCATGATCTGGTTGGGACGATCCTGCCCTGAGCTGTTTTGCGGGGTCGCACGATTGTTGAAACCGTGTGCTATGCCGTCGCTCTCGATAGGATTGTCGGCGCCTGCGCCGGTTTCGACGATGGTGAAAGGCTTGCCACTCTGCCAGACCACAATCGTGTTGGCTTGCCATCCAGAGAGAAGGGCTTTCTTGACTCCTGTGAAGTCTTTCCCGTACTGAAGTTCGTAGTTCAAGCTGAGAGCGAAGCGATTTTGAATGTTGGTCTCCGAAGTGCCGTACTCGATCTGACGAATGCGGGTTGGATCTGCATCGCTCCAACCCTGGTTGCTCCCTTGCTGAGAGAAGCCGGTGATGTCGCTCAGAGCCTTGCTCCAGGTGTAGTTCGCATCGAATGCCAGTCCTTTGGTAAAGCGACGCTGGAAGGATGTCTGCAGACCGTTGTAGTTCGATATACCCTCGCTCTGGATATAGCTAACGGTACCGACATTGGGAAGCTGGGCGTTGAGCTGATGTACTCCTCCCACAGGATTGGACGGGCTACCTATCGGAGCTAAGGGGTTGAACGGCGAGGGTTGGTTGATGTTGTTGATTGATTCCGGCAGGTGCTGGCCGACGTTACCGACATAACCGATTGTGAAGACGTTGGCGCCGAACTGCTGCTGGACCTGCACATTAAACTGCTGGATCATCGCCGACTTGAACTTCGGAGCTTCGGCTACGAACGCCAGACCAGTAATGCCGGCCAGGTCGGCTATGTTGGGTGGAACAGGGGTTGGCAGTCCCTCGTTGATCACTCCGGGTGCACCTATCGTCGCGCAGTCTGGATTTTGGCCCGCAAGAGCACCCTGATTCGTTTCAATCTGAACCGCAATGGTGGACTGGCAGTTGGGGCTGAAGATTGAGGTGAACGGGGGGTTCTTCAGGTCGGCGTTGGAGGTGTAGTTGCCGGGGAAGTAGCTTATTCCATAGCCACCGCGCACGACGGTTCCCGGGGTCAACTCTGCTGAGAAACCGAGGCGCGGGGCGACGTTTGAGTAGGTGGTGGAAATGTTTACCTGTGAGTTGACGCCGTTAAGATTGGCTATCTTCAATGCGTTTCCTATGTTTGCAGGGGATAAGGTGACAGCCTCTGGGAAATCGAAGTTCGAAATACGGTTATGTGCTTCGGTGAAAGGAGTGAAGACGTCGTAACGAATGCCTGCGAGCACCGTCAACTTCGGGCTAACCTTCCAACTATCCTGCACGAAGCCACTGGGCTCCCAGCTACGGTAGTCGGGAGGAAAGAGGTTGAAGTTGCGGGTCTCTGATGCGTAGGCTCCGACCAAGGTCGATGCGAGCTGGTTGTTCTGGGTCTGTAACTGGGTAGAGGCGCTATCGCTGGGCAGATTGAATTGATAGGCACCGACTGCGGAAGCACTTTGAACGTTACGAGCCTGCCTGCGAATAAGGGCGAGACCTGCTTTGATGCTGTGGTTGCCCTTGGTCCAGCTCACTACACCGGAGTAGAGGAAGGTGTTGTCGATGTCCTGAAGAGGAACATAGGCGCCGTCGCCTATGTCGCCGAAGGGGCCAACTGAAACCGGCGTCAGGGAGTTGGCGAAAGGACTGAAGGAGGTCATGCTTGCGGCAAATCCAACAGTCTGATCAGCATTCAGTCCGTAGTTGAGCGGAAGGGAGAGATTGTTGATCCGAGTGAACGCCGCCCTAAGGTCGAGCAGGAGGGCTGACGTGAAGATGTGAGTGTACCCCAGGACATACTGTTGGGCCACATCGGTTGCCGGACCGTCAAAGTTGAATCTGCCGCCGCTGATCTCGAGGCCATTCACGATTCCAAAGTTCGGCGGTGTAAAGGTGTTGACGGTGTTATAGCTAAAGCGTGCAAATACCATGTTGCTGTCGTTGAACTTGTAATCGACTCGAGCGTCGTAGGTGTTGTAGTTTTGTGTTTTGTTTGGGCTGATCGTGAAATTTGGCGAACCGGCCGCGGCAGCAGGGTTCGTCGGCGCAGGGAAGAGTTTCAAATAAGCTAGGGTGAGCGGATTAATGCCATTGACGAGATTCGGGCTGGTGAGATATCCACCCGAAGGAGTCAGTGTGCCGTTGCTGGTCGACAGCAGCGCTTGGGGCGATCCACCGTTGAGGCTGTTAATGTCGTCGTACTCAGCGAGAGTTGGTACGGTGCCGGTATCTGTGACACCGCTAACCTGCCGGAATCCTTCATAGTCAAAATAGAAGAACATTTTGTCTTTGAAGACCGGTCCGCCGATGCTGCCGCCATACTGGTTCTGGCGCAGTTCGGGTTGGTTTCCGGTGGTCTGAAGCACGTTGCGGGCGTCGAAGATATTGTTACGGAAGAACTCATATACGCTACCGTGGAAAGTGTTCGTTCCAGAGCGCGTGACGACATTGACGACACCGCCGGCAGTGCGTCCCACTTCTGCTGCATAGTTGTTGGTCTGGACCGTGATCTCCTGGATGCCTTCGACGTTCGGCTTGACTCCGATAGTTCCGATAATACGTTCGTTATCGTCGACTCCATCCACCACCCAGTTGTTGAGCGTATCGTCCTGACCGTTGACGGATAAACCGGCGGCGTTGGAGCGGCGATCATCTGGACGCATACCGCTGCTAAGTCCGTTACCGGCGCCCTCGTTGGCGCCCGGAACGAGATCAACGAGCTGAACGAAGTTGCGGCCGTTCAAGGGAAGGTCCTGCACTGCCCTTGCCGACACAGTTGAGCTGACGGTAGCGTTATCCGCCTGGAGAAGAGGCGTGCTTGCAGTGACTTCGATGGTGGTTGACTCTGAACCAAGCTGCAGGTGGATGTCGTTACGCGCGCGGTCACCTGCCTCCACCGCGATATCTTTGGTGGTTGACGCCTTGAAGCCTCCGGCTTTGACGGTAACGGAGTAGTGTCCGACAGGAAGGAGCGTGAAATTGTATTCGCCAGAGCTGTTGGACTGTGTGGTGCGCTTTTCGTTGGTTCCCAAGTTGTTCAGGGTCACAGTGGCGTTTGGGACGACTGCTCCGGTGACATCTTGTACTGTGCCGAGGATGTCGGCGGTGTTCAGTTGGCCGAGGGCCGTTGCGGTAAAGAGGATCGAGAGCGCCAAGAGAAAGGCTGGTCGCCTCCATCTCTGGAACATTGCGCGTCCGCACTGGCCTATGCGGTCAATCGTATTGATCAAGTTACGTTTCATGGTTTGCTTCTCCCGGATGCTTCTGTTTTGAGGTCGTTTAGTACATACATGCGGGATCAACCTTAGAATCACATCACTTGAAATCACAGAGCCAGTTCGAAATACTTTGCTATATCCAGTGCCGCAGGCATCACGACTTCTCGCGGCCTGCAATCAGTGGCCAGCTCGGAATGGATAGACCCGCATCATCGAAATGAGCCAGTGAGCGAGCTGGAGCTAAGTCGATGTGTCATTGTTACGGGAGATTTCGGACAATCAGAAGATCGGAGAGCACTTCCATGCGAAGAAACTGGTGTGTGCTGGGATCTCAAAGTCAGCCGCACGTCTACAAAAGAAACGCATGCGCGAGACGTTCGGCCGCAAGAACTATGTCGCTTTCGCTGATCGCTGCGAACCCAAAGACAAATTGCACATGTCCGGCACGCTGGATCGCTGAACTTCCATGCCAATAAAGGCGCTCTACCCGCACTCCCGCTGCGAGCACGCGATCGAAGGCGTCGTCCTCGGAAAGGCTGGTCTGGAAGTCGGCCAGGAGATGCATTCCAGCTTCATCGCCATAGATTGTTATTCTGCGTCCAAAGTGTCTTCGCAGTGATTCGATGAGCAGAGCGCGTTTGCGGCCATAGATAATTCGCATCTTACGAACGTATGGTTCGAGATGCCCCTCATTTAAAAAGTCTGCGAGGACGCTCTGATCAATGGACGAGCTTTGAAGGTCGCAGAACAGTTTGGCTCTGGCAAAGACATCTTGAAAAGCGCGTGGAACCACGAGATACCCCAGTCTCAAAGTAGGAAATAGCAACTTCGAAAACGTTCCAACATAAAGTACGGGGGCATTCGGCACCATACCTTGTACAGAGGGGATGGGTCTTTCGTTATATCGGTATTCACTATCGTAATCATCCTCCAGAATCAATGAGCCAACATCCTTGGCCCAACCTAAAAGATCCATCCGGCGTGGGACCGAGAGTGAGACGCCACGAGGATACTGGTGCGAAGGCGTTATATAGACGAGCTTTGGATATTTATCGCGATGCTTTTTGAGTTGAGCAATTTGCATCCCATTCCTATCGACCGGGATCGGCAACAAGTTTGCGCCCTGTGAAGCAAAGACCTGACTGGCAAA
This window harbors:
- the pdxR gene encoding MocR-like pyridoxine biosynthesis transcription factor PdxR → MEVALALDRNSSVALYRQIYNGLREGIVSGRFEAGTRLPASRAFATSLGVSRITVTECYDRLISEGYLETRRSSGTFVCTRLPELDLYASGATIDHHTQGQRDVPMRLSRYGASVNTPLLPPVSPEIIRLDRPGPDVRAFPKKLWTHLCTRRMQGECPDLLQYTLESNGNTELRVAVAQYLQKSRAVVCDPSQIVIVNGSQQAIYLAARVLLDESDFVAIESPGYRFASQVFASQGANLLPIPVDRNGMQIAQLKKHRDKYPKLVYITPSHQYPRGVSLSVPRRMDLLGWAKDVGSLILEDDYDSEYRYNERPIPSVQGMVPNAPVLYVGTFSKLLFPTLRLGYLVVPRAFQDVFARAKLFCDLQSSSIDQSVLADFLNEGHLEPYVRKMRIIYGRKRALLIESLRRHFGRRITIYGDEAGMHLLADFQTSLSEDDAFDRVLAAGVRVERLYWHGSSAIQRAGHVQFVFGFAAISESDIVLAAERLAHAFLL